In Devosia litorisediminis, one genomic interval encodes:
- a CDS encoding aldo/keto reductase: MKTRRLGKTGFEVSEIGLGCWQLGGDFGPVGDETATAILDAANQAGVTFWDTADVYGGGMSESRIGGHAKGAGVHVATKLGRGGGLFPDNYSKEGIRKSLEGSAERLGVSSLDLAQLHCVPLGVLQDGAIFGWMDELKAEGLIKHWGASVETIEEGLICLEQPGLATLQIIFNLFRQDAAEVLLPKAAEKDVGIIVRLPLASGLLSGKFSKDTQFEASDHRNYNANGDAFSVGETFAGIPFQRGVELVNELKGYAPGGMEMSQFALRWILDHPEVSTIIAGVSKPEQLADNVAASELRSLFPALMGQLKSWYEESVKPEIRGGV, encoded by the coding sequence ATGAAAACGCGGCGTTTGGGCAAGACGGGTTTTGAGGTTTCGGAAATCGGGCTGGGCTGCTGGCAGCTGGGCGGCGATTTCGGGCCGGTGGGTGACGAGACGGCTACAGCTATTCTCGATGCCGCCAATCAGGCTGGCGTGACCTTCTGGGACACTGCTGACGTCTATGGCGGTGGCATGAGCGAAAGCCGGATCGGCGGCCATGCCAAGGGCGCCGGTGTGCATGTGGCGACCAAGCTGGGGCGTGGCGGTGGGTTGTTCCCCGACAATTATTCGAAGGAAGGCATTCGCAAGAGCCTTGAGGGGTCAGCCGAGCGGCTGGGTGTCTCTTCGCTGGATCTGGCGCAGTTGCACTGTGTGCCGCTTGGCGTGCTGCAGGATGGCGCGATTTTTGGCTGGATGGATGAGCTCAAGGCCGAAGGGCTGATCAAGCATTGGGGCGCCAGTGTCGAGACCATTGAAGAAGGGCTGATCTGCCTGGAACAGCCCGGCCTCGCCACACTGCAGATCATCTTCAACCTGTTCCGCCAGGATGCGGCCGAAGTGCTGCTGCCCAAGGCGGCAGAGAAGGATGTCGGCATTATCGTGCGACTGCCGTTGGCCAGCGGGCTGCTGAGCGGCAAGTTCAGCAAGGACACGCAGTTCGAAGCCAGCGATCACCGTAATTATAACGCCAATGGCGATGCGTTTTCGGTGGGCGAGACCTTTGCCGGCATCCCGTTTCAACGCGGTGTGGAGCTGGTCAATGAGCTCAAGGGTTACGCGCCGGGCGGCATGGAGATGAGCCAGTTCGCACTGCGCTGGATTCTGGACCATCCCGAGGTCTCGACCATCATTGCCGGGGTGAGCAAGCCCGAGCAGCTGGCCGACAATGTCGCCGCCAGTGAACTGCGCAGCCTGTTCCCGGCGCTGATGGGCCAGCTCAAGAGCTGGTATGAGGAAAGCGTCAAGCCGGAGATCCGGGGCGGCGTTTGA
- a CDS encoding ABC-F family ATP-binding cassette domain-containing protein: MIRLESIGKQNGKQIVFIEASAALQKGEKIGLVGPNGAGKTTLFRMITGEEQPDEGQVSVDRGIQIGYFSQDVGEMAGRSVVAETMNGAGPVSELMAEMRVLEADMGDPDKADEMDAIIERYGEVQARFEELDGYSLDGRAREVLDGLGFSQEMMDGDVGALSGGWKMRVALARILLMRPDALLLDEPSNHLDLESLIWLEAFLKNYSGALLMTSHDREFMNRIVNKIVEIDAGNLTTYTGDYEFYQQQRAIADKNQQAQFERQQAMLAKEIAFIDRFKARASHAAQVQSRVKKLDKIDKVEPPKRRHTVAFEFRPAPRSGDDVVVIKNVDKAYGSRTIYDGLDFHVRRRERWCIMGVNGAGKSTLLKLVAGDSKPDNGTVNVGASVKMGYFAQHAMDVLDGDRTVFQSLEDAFPQAGQGPLRALAGAFGFSGDEMDKKCRVLSGGEKARLVMALMLFDPPNFLVLDEPTNHLDIATKEMLINALRQFEGTMLFVSHDRHFLAELSNRVLELTPEGVHTYGGGYSEYVQSTGQEAPGLRS; encoded by the coding sequence ATGATTCGTCTCGAGAGCATTGGCAAGCAAAACGGCAAGCAGATTGTCTTTATCGAGGCGTCGGCGGCGCTGCAGAAGGGTGAAAAGATCGGGCTGGTCGGCCCCAATGGTGCAGGCAAGACGACGCTGTTCCGCATGATCACTGGCGAAGAGCAGCCCGATGAAGGCCAGGTATCGGTCGATCGCGGCATCCAGATTGGTTATTTCAGCCAGGATGTCGGCGAGATGGCGGGCCGCAGCGTGGTGGCCGAAACCATGAATGGTGCGGGCCCGGTCAGCGAGCTTATGGCCGAGATGCGGGTGCTCGAAGCCGATATGGGCGATCCGGACAAGGCCGACGAGATGGACGCCATCATTGAGCGCTATGGCGAGGTACAGGCACGTTTTGAGGAGCTTGATGGCTATTCGCTGGATGGCCGGGCGCGCGAAGTGCTGGACGGGCTGGGCTTTTCCCAGGAGATGATGGATGGCGATGTTGGCGCGCTGTCGGGCGGCTGGAAGATGCGCGTGGCGCTGGCCCGCATCCTGCTGATGCGGCCTGATGCGCTGCTGCTGGACGAACCAAGCAACCATCTGGATCTGGAAAGCCTGATCTGGCTCGAGGCGTTCCTGAAGAATTATTCGGGCGCATTGCTGATGACCAGCCATGACCGTGAGTTCATGAACCGTATCGTCAACAAGATCGTGGAGATCGATGCGGGGAATTTGACGACCTATACGGGCGACTACGAGTTCTATCAGCAGCAGCGTGCGATTGCCGACAAGAACCAGCAGGCGCAGTTCGAGCGGCAGCAGGCCATGCTAGCCAAGGAAATTGCCTTTATCGACCGGTTCAAGGCACGTGCCAGTCATGCGGCGCAGGTGCAGAGCCGGGTCAAGAAGCTCGACAAGATCGACAAGGTGGAGCCCCCCAAACGGCGCCACACCGTGGCGTTTGAATTCCGCCCGGCGCCACGTTCGGGCGACGATGTGGTGGTGATCAAGAATGTCGACAAGGCCTATGGCAGCCGTACCATTTACGACGGGCTGGACTTCCATGTGCGGCGCCGCGAGCGCTGGTGCATCATGGGCGTGAATGGCGCGGGCAAGTCGACGCTGCTCAAGCTGGTGGCCGGGGATTCCAAGCCCGACAATGGCACGGTCAATGTCGGGGCGAGCGTAAAGATGGGCTATTTTGCCCAGCACGCCATGGATGTGCTCGATGGCGATCGCACGGTGTTCCAGAGCCTTGAAGACGCCTTCCCGCAGGCCGGACAGGGGCCATTGCGGGCGCTGGCAGGCGCCTTCGGGTTTTCGGGCGATGAGATGGACAAGAAGTGCCGCGTGCTGTCGGGCGGCGAGAAGGCGCGGCTGGTGATGGCGCTGATGCTGTTTGATCCGCCAAATTTCCTGGTGCTGGACGAGCCGACCAACCATCTGGATATCGCGACCAAGGAAATGCTGATCAACGCGCTGCGCCAGTTCGAAGGCACCATGCTGTTTGTCAGCCATGATCGCCACTTTCTGGCCGAGCTGTCCAATCGGGTGCTGGAACTGACGCCCGAGGGTGTGCACACCTATGGCGGCGGCTATAGCGAATATGTGCAGAGTACCGGTCAGGAAGCGCCCGGATTGCGCAGTTAA
- a CDS encoding GntR family transcriptional regulator translates to MSTQVLEVTEETMAMRVVGALRDEIVSMALKPGDVISESDIAGRYGVSRQPVREAFIRLAQQGLLLIRPKRATVVKKISPEGVRQSRFIRESIEVEIVRRLAAHPGEAAAVLKALIADQETASAANDSRGFHTLDELFHRTMARLAGVEYAWQLIDDHKMQLDRVRYLTLGASSSRVAIDEHLKIAKAVAEGDIAGAEAAMRAHLARAEVLLSQTIGDHPDYFE, encoded by the coding sequence GTGTCGACCCAGGTGCTTGAAGTAACCGAGGAGACCATGGCAATGCGCGTCGTTGGCGCATTGCGTGACGAAATCGTCAGCATGGCGCTCAAGCCGGGCGATGTTATTTCCGAGAGCGACATTGCGGGCCGCTACGGTGTGTCCCGCCAGCCCGTGCGCGAGGCGTTCATCCGGCTGGCGCAGCAGGGTCTGCTGCTGATCCGCCCCAAGCGGGCCACAGTGGTCAAGAAAATCTCCCCCGAAGGCGTGCGGCAATCGCGCTTTATCCGCGAATCCATCGAAGTGGAGATCGTGCGGCGTCTGGCGGCCCATCCGGGCGAGGCAGCGGCGGTGCTCAAGGCGCTGATCGCAGATCAGGAAACGGCCTCGGCGGCCAATGACAGTCGCGGCTTTCACACGCTGGACGAATTGTTCCACCGCACCATGGCGCGGTTGGCGGGCGTGGAATATGCGTGGCAGCTGATCGATGATCACAAGATGCAGCTCGATCGGGTGCGCTATCTGACACTGGGGGCGTCGTCCTCACGGGTGGCGATTGACGAGCACCTCAAGATTGCCAAGGCCGTGGCCGAAGGCGACATTGCGGGCGCCGAAGCGGCAATGCGGGCGCATCTGGCGCGCGCTGAAGTGCTGCTCAGCCAGACCATTGGCGATCATCCCGATTATTTCGAATAG
- a CDS encoding ATP-binding protein — protein MKVAIDMGMGSGNVPATLDLEELLATRLLVQGNSGSGKSHLLRRLLEQSAPWVQQCIVDPEGDFTTLSEKFGHLVVDATRTESELTRIAARVRQHRVSVVLNLEGLDVEQQMRAAAAFLGGMFDADRDFWYPVLVVVDEAQLFAPAAGGEVSDEARKLSLAAMTNLMCRGRKRGLAGVIATQRLAKLAKNVAAEASNFLMGRTFLDIDMARAADLLGMEKRQAEQFRDLARGRFVALGPAISRRPLPVTIGDVETQARSTSPKLTPLPEAPLDAADLIFTASADEIARPAVRRPPPPPPPSTNELLAQLSRPRPEAETEPQSLFPEIDEAERDSQIDAIMAELLGDPDASFRTVAVLYQDFLVRCRIRRVPGEPPALPAFKRKLAVARVAPDSETASSDGWQQALAMSETLTDDVQGVFLVMAQAALSGAPCPSDATLARLYGTHSSSRARRLLTWFEERGLLVVRLDFRNNRIVAFPDLNAETAAGDPNGPDTMIDERGAAE, from the coding sequence ATGAAGGTAGCAATCGACATGGGTATGGGCAGCGGCAATGTGCCCGCTACGCTCGATCTCGAAGAATTGCTGGCTACCCGTCTTCTGGTGCAGGGCAATTCGGGCTCGGGCAAGTCGCATCTGTTGCGCCGCCTGCTCGAACAGTCCGCCCCATGGGTGCAGCAATGCATTGTCGATCCCGAGGGCGACTTCACCACCCTTTCGGAAAAATTCGGCCATCTGGTCGTCGACGCCACCCGCACCGAATCCGAACTCACCCGGATTGCCGCCCGTGTGCGCCAGCACCGCGTCTCGGTCGTCCTCAATCTTGAGGGTCTCGATGTCGAGCAACAGATGCGCGCTGCCGCTGCCTTTCTGGGCGGCATGTTCGATGCCGATCGCGATTTCTGGTACCCCGTGCTTGTGGTGGTTGACGAAGCCCAGCTCTTTGCCCCCGCTGCAGGCGGCGAGGTCAGCGACGAGGCCCGCAAGCTCTCGCTGGCTGCCATGACCAATCTGATGTGCCGTGGCCGCAAGCGAGGCCTGGCCGGCGTCATCGCCACCCAGCGTCTTGCCAAACTGGCCAAGAACGTGGCCGCCGAAGCCTCCAACTTCCTGATGGGCCGCACCTTCCTCGATATCGATATGGCCCGCGCCGCCGATCTGCTGGGCATGGAAAAGCGTCAGGCTGAACAGTTCCGCGATCTGGCCCGTGGCCGCTTCGTGGCCCTGGGCCCCGCCATTTCGCGCCGCCCCCTGCCCGTCACCATTGGCGATGTCGAAACCCAGGCGCGTTCCACCAGCCCCAAGCTGACTCCCTTGCCCGAAGCCCCGCTCGATGCCGCCGATCTGATCTTCACCGCCTCTGCCGATGAGATCGCCCGCCCGGCCGTGCGCCGCCCGCCACCACCGCCGCCACCATCAACCAACGAATTGCTCGCCCAGCTCTCGCGCCCCCGGCCCGAGGCTGAAACCGAGCCGCAATCGCTGTTCCCCGAGATCGATGAAGCCGAGCGCGACAGCCAGATCGATGCCATCATGGCCGAACTGCTGGGCGACCCCGATGCCAGCTTCCGCACCGTGGCTGTGCTCTATCAGGATTTTCTGGTGCGCTGCCGCATTCGCCGCGTGCCCGGCGAGCCCCCCGCCCTGCCTGCCTTCAAGCGCAAGCTGGCCGTGGCCCGCGTCGCCCCCGACAGCGAAACCGCCAGCTCCGATGGCTGGCAGCAGGCACTGGCCATGTCCGAAACCCTGACCGACGATGTGCAGGGCGTTTTCCTGGTCATGGCCCAGGCGGCTCTGAGCGGCGCGCCTTGCCCCTCCGATGCCACCCTGGCCCGGCTCTACGGCACCCACTCATCCAGCCGCGCCCGGCGCCTGCTGACCTGGTTTGAAGAACGCGGCCTGCTT
- a CDS encoding Gfo/Idh/MocA family protein: protein MTKKFAIVGTGGRHQMFRDAVAITHAESADLVALCDVNQSRLALSAHKVPDKTGNGIATYLAEDFDTMLTEQDPDTVIVTTPDYLHDEYIVRALEAGRNVMTEKPMTIDVAKLKRILDAQKASGKSVTVTFNYRYSPARTQLKDILQSGTIGEITAVDFRWYLDRVHGADYFRRWHRYKDKSGGLLVHKSTHHFDLLNWWVASTPKSVSATGKRDFYTPEMAIRLGLEGHGERCHTCPVAHKCEFRMDLEADEALKELYLDTEGDDGYWRDKCVFAEDITIEDTMQVQAQYASGASLNYTLVAYSPWEGLEVKFHGTKGELTHKHIEVHGVFAGGNRDREERDNVTTELHLAGQLPQKIDVWEGAGSHGGADPIMLGYLFDPANMEADKYGRASDQVSGAWSILTGIAANQSIAKNGERVFVDEMLAAAGIVL from the coding sequence ATGACCAAAAAATTCGCCATCGTCGGCACCGGCGGACGTCACCAGATGTTCCGCGATGCGGTTGCCATTACCCATGCAGAGAGCGCCGATCTGGTCGCGCTTTGCGATGTGAATCAGAGCCGTCTGGCCCTGTCGGCCCACAAGGTGCCTGACAAGACCGGCAACGGCATTGCCACCTATCTGGCTGAAGATTTCGACACCATGCTCACCGAGCAGGACCCTGATACGGTGATCGTCACTACGCCGGATTACCTGCATGACGAGTACATTGTGCGGGCGCTCGAAGCCGGTCGCAATGTGATGACCGAAAAGCCGATGACGATCGATGTGGCCAAGCTCAAGCGCATTCTGGATGCGCAAAAGGCCAGCGGCAAATCGGTGACGGTGACCTTCAACTATCGCTATTCACCGGCGCGTACGCAGCTCAAGGATATTCTGCAGAGCGGCACGATCGGCGAGATCACGGCAGTGGATTTCCGCTGGTATCTCGACCGGGTGCATGGCGCCGACTATTTCCGTCGCTGGCACCGTTACAAGGACAAGTCCGGCGGGCTGCTGGTGCACAAATCAACGCACCATTTCGATCTGCTCAACTGGTGGGTCGCTTCAACGCCCAAGAGCGTGTCGGCTACCGGCAAGAGGGATTTCTATACGCCGGAAATGGCGATCAGGCTGGGCCTGGAAGGCCATGGCGAGCGTTGCCACACCTGCCCTGTGGCCCACAAATGCGAGTTCCGCATGGACCTTGAGGCCGATGAGGCGCTCAAGGAGCTTTATCTCGATACCGAGGGTGATGACGGTTACTGGCGCGACAAATGCGTGTTTGCCGAGGACATCACCATCGAGGACACCATGCAGGTGCAGGCACAATACGCTTCGGGTGCCTCACTGAACTATACGCTGGTGGCCTATTCCCCCTGGGAAGGGCTGGAGGTGAAATTCCACGGTACCAAGGGTGAACTGACCCATAAGCACATCGAAGTGCACGGCGTGTTCGCCGGCGGTAATCGCGACAGGGAAGAACGCGACAACGTCACAACCGAGCTGCATCTGGCGGGCCAGCTGCCGCAGAAGATCGACGTCTGGGAAGGCGCGGGCAGCCATGGTGGCGCCGATCCGATCATGCTGGGCTATCTGTTTGATCCGGCCAATATGGAAGCGGACAAATATGGCCGCGCATCGGACCAGGTGTCGGGTGCCTGGTCGATCCTGACCGGTATTGCGGCCAATCAGTCGATCGCCAAGAATGGCGAGCGGGTGTTCGTCGACGAGATGCTGGCTGCGGCCGGAATTGTGCTGTAA